Proteins from one Bradyrhizobium roseum genomic window:
- a CDS encoding S1 family peptidase: MKLADELANRQVMLALARFVTNSVRTPAFRVALALAIMWQPACAQSADDTLLPYAVSIHQTPMQSWGPGSGIYLGKGLFITAAHVAGRTWLTRPKIAIAGFEYPTHVVKEGSLEGTDLTLLSVEETLLPVRLRLRRNSICTEPPRPGQEVVTIVPGSAVRSHILAPDRLPAGTRNKFSTVIADVARTGNSGSGVFDVKRKCLLGIMSRKISQSQTRPDTGKSETRDIAKYFVPAAEIAAFLPADRRF; encoded by the coding sequence TTGAAGCTGGCAGACGAGCTTGCAAACCGGCAGGTGATGTTGGCATTGGCCCGATTTGTTACGAATTCGGTACGGACGCCCGCCTTTAGGGTTGCGCTTGCTCTGGCGATAATGTGGCAGCCGGCTTGCGCACAAAGCGCTGACGACACGCTGCTGCCCTATGCGGTGAGCATCCATCAAACGCCAATGCAGAGCTGGGGACCCGGATCCGGCATTTATCTCGGAAAAGGCCTCTTCATTACGGCAGCGCACGTCGCAGGCCGCACCTGGCTGACACGACCGAAGATCGCAATTGCGGGATTCGAATACCCCACGCATGTCGTCAAGGAAGGCAGTTTGGAGGGAACCGATCTCACCCTGCTATCCGTTGAGGAAACGCTTCTTCCGGTACGCTTGCGCCTTCGCCGAAACTCGATCTGCACCGAGCCGCCCAGACCGGGACAGGAGGTCGTGACCATTGTGCCGGGGTCTGCGGTGCGCTCCCACATCCTGGCGCCCGATCGACTCCCGGCAGGAACCCGCAACAAGTTCAGTACGGTGATCGCCGACGTAGCCCGCACGGGCAATTCCGGATCGGGGGTTTTTGATGTCAAACGCAAATGTCTCCTGGGAATAATGAGCCGAAAGATATCGCAGTCGCAAACCCGCCCCGATACCGGAAAATCGGAAACCCGCGACATTGCAAAATATTTCGTGCCGGCGGCGGAAATCGCAGCGTTCCTGCCGGCAGATCGGCGCTTTTAG
- the epsI gene encoding exosortase-associated protein EpsI, V-type: MASVKYPRIHIILACIAIVGCAVLATVLAPRQLMARTAASPSLETVIPRQFGTWTLVPEISPVRPADPDAYVQPDPFAGKIYSQEVGRGYSDGHGNIVMLMVAYGPVQNYRLKSHRPEICYTANGFRISDKAEAAINYRNGSQPIKMTRLIAARESRFEPVTYWLRIGNDIANGVVDHQLSRLKYGLRGIIPDGALIRVSTVGLPKDVSFKLQDQFIRDLLAAIPPQELKFFTGAG, encoded by the coding sequence GTGGCCTCAGTGAAATACCCTCGAATTCATATCATATTGGCATGCATCGCCATCGTTGGGTGCGCCGTGCTCGCGACCGTATTGGCGCCCCGTCAGTTGATGGCCCGCACCGCGGCTTCCCCCAGTCTTGAAACCGTCATTCCCCGGCAGTTCGGAACATGGACGCTGGTTCCCGAAATCAGCCCGGTTCGGCCGGCCGATCCGGATGCGTATGTCCAGCCCGATCCGTTCGCCGGAAAGATCTACAGCCAGGAGGTCGGCCGGGGTTATTCCGACGGACACGGCAACATCGTCATGCTGATGGTCGCCTACGGTCCGGTGCAGAACTATCGGCTGAAATCACACCGCCCGGAGATCTGCTACACAGCCAACGGCTTCCGGATCTCGGACAAGGCCGAAGCCGCGATCAATTATCGCAACGGCTCCCAGCCCATCAAGATGACCAGATTGATTGCGGCGAGAGAGTCGCGCTTCGAGCCGGTCACCTACTGGCTGCGGATCGGTAACGACATCGCCAATGGCGTCGTCGATCATCAGCTCAGCCGGCTGAAATATGGCCTGCGCGGGATCATTCCCGACGGCGCGCTGATCCGGGTCTCCACCGTCGGTCTGCCGAAGGACGTATCGTTCAAGCTGCAGGATCAATTCATCCGTGATCTGCTCGCCGCCATCCCGCCGCAGGAGCTCAAATTCTTTACCGGCGCGGGTTGA
- a CDS encoding XrtV sorting system accessory protein produces the protein MTTLFDVLTVTCFVALVIAFFLFTARDNRTLLHFMLAAIVFAVANQVGNAGSFYLALILILAGAGYAVLMARR, from the coding sequence ATGACGACGCTTTTTGATGTGTTGACCGTTACCTGCTTTGTTGCGCTGGTGATCGCGTTTTTCCTGTTCACCGCGCGCGACAATCGAACCTTGCTGCACTTCATGCTGGCCGCCATCGTATTCGCCGTCGCCAACCAGGTCGGCAACGCCGGGTCGTTCTACCTAGCGCTGATCCTGATACTCGCTGGCGCCGGTTACGCGGTTTTGATGGCGCGGCGATGA
- a CDS encoding glycosyltransferase produces the protein MKIAYLVNHYPAISHSFIRREILALERLGHEILRISVRGWTDVPRGTEDRLEQTRTRYVLRGGATPLLVAFLRILASNPAGLYRAIVLTLGVGRGAERPLPVHLIYLLEACQVALWLRHEKVQHLHAHFGTNSAEVAMLVGELGGPPWSFTAHGPEEFDKPKFIALPEKIRRARFVVAVSSFGRSQLYRYVSHVHWPKIAVVHCGLEPAFHEPGAEITAGDQRRLVCVGRLCEQKGQLLLIEAARLLTERGITFELVLAGDGEMRGEIETLIAKYGLAAVVRITGWISSDEVRNELLAARALVLPSFAEGLPVVLMEAMALRRPVITTFVAGIPELVEHGKHGWLVAAGDVEGLAAAMAECLGAAPAAITRMGEDARQRVLQRHDANKEAAKLAALIEARPGS, from the coding sequence ATGAAGATCGCCTATCTGGTTAACCACTATCCGGCGATCAGCCACAGCTTCATTCGGCGCGAAATCCTGGCGCTCGAGCGCCTGGGGCACGAGATCCTGCGCATATCGGTGCGCGGGTGGACGGACGTGCCGCGCGGCACGGAAGATCGGCTGGAGCAGACGCGGACGCGCTACGTTCTGCGCGGCGGCGCCACGCCGCTCCTCGTCGCGTTCCTGCGCATTCTGGCAAGCAATCCCGCCGGCCTGTATCGCGCGATTGTCCTGACGTTGGGGGTTGGCCGGGGCGCTGAACGCCCCCTCCCCGTTCATTTGATTTATCTCCTTGAAGCCTGCCAGGTGGCCCTGTGGCTGCGCCACGAAAAGGTGCAGCACCTGCACGCTCATTTCGGAACCAACTCTGCCGAAGTCGCGATGCTGGTCGGCGAATTGGGCGGGCCGCCCTGGAGCTTTACCGCGCACGGCCCTGAAGAATTCGACAAGCCGAAGTTCATCGCCTTGCCGGAAAAAATTCGGCGCGCGCGCTTCGTCGTCGCCGTCAGTTCATTCGGTCGGAGCCAGCTCTATCGCTATGTCTCGCACGTTCATTGGCCCAAGATTGCCGTGGTGCATTGCGGGCTTGAGCCGGCCTTCCATGAACCCGGCGCTGAAATCACCGCGGGTGATCAACGACGACTGGTTTGCGTGGGCCGGCTTTGTGAACAGAAGGGGCAGCTGCTCCTGATCGAGGCGGCCCGGCTGCTGACCGAGCGCGGGATAACGTTCGAGCTGGTGCTCGCCGGCGATGGCGAAATGCGCGGCGAGATCGAGACGCTCATCGCAAAATACGGCCTCGCGGCCGTCGTGCGAATAACCGGCTGGATCAGCAGCGACGAGGTTCGCAACGAACTCCTCGCCGCGCGGGCGCTGGTATTGCCGAGCTTCGCCGAGGGACTTCCGGTCGTCCTCATGGAAGCCATGGCGCTGCGCCGGCCCGTCATTACGACATTCGTCGCCGGCATCCCCGAACTGGTCGAACATGGCAAGCACGGCTGGCTGGTTGCCGCCGGCGACGTCGAGGGTTTGGCCGCGGCGATGGCGGAATGTCTCGGCGCTGCGCCGGCTGCCATCACACGAATGGGCGAGGATGCCCGCCAACGTGTTTTGCAACGTCATGATGCGAACAAGGAAGCGGCTAAACTCGCTGCGCTGATTGAAGCCAGGCCGGGTAGTTAG
- a CDS encoding Npun_F0296 family exosortase-dependent surface protein: MKRASALFGLAAAAAILASTGASAAVVNVTVGGNTVVGAGQFSSLAATTYDFNAGPSPFTNTTPVGNLLYTGSTSGQNANPFGDDTQYVSVGTSATPQSATLLVSSFANYVGLYWGSIDTYNNILITYADSTFDSVNSNLYGLLTPSNGDQGLNGSKYVNIFTDKAIASITFSSTNKAFEFDNVSIAAVPEPSTWAMMILGFLGVGFVAYRRKSGMVLRVA, encoded by the coding sequence ATGAAGCGAGCGAGCGCATTGTTTGGATTGGCAGCCGCTGCTGCGATTTTGGCTTCGACTGGCGCAAGCGCAGCTGTGGTGAACGTGACCGTGGGCGGCAACACCGTCGTCGGTGCAGGTCAGTTCTCTTCCTTGGCTGCAACCACCTACGATTTCAATGCCGGCCCATCGCCGTTCACCAATACCACCCCTGTTGGGAACCTGCTTTATACGGGTTCCACCTCCGGACAAAACGCCAATCCGTTTGGCGACGATACCCAATATGTTTCTGTCGGCACGAGCGCTACGCCGCAAAGTGCGACCCTCCTGGTTTCGAGCTTTGCCAACTACGTCGGTCTTTATTGGGGATCGATCGATACCTACAACAACATTCTGATTACGTACGCGGACAGCACTTTTGACAGTGTCAATTCGAATCTGTACGGCCTCTTGACCCCGTCCAATGGCGATCAGGGCCTGAACGGCAGCAAGTACGTCAACATCTTCACGGATAAGGCTATCGCAAGCATCACCTTCTCATCGACGAACAAGGCATTCGAGTTCGACAACGTCTCGATCGCTGCGGTTCCCGAGCCCTCGACCTGGGCGATGATGATCCTGGGCTTTCTCGGTGTCGGCTTCGTTGCCTACCGCCGCAAATCAGGAATGGTTTTGCGAGTCGCCTGA
- a CDS encoding polysaccharide biosynthesis/export family protein produces the protein MRILLALLCVAFLAPGVAKAQPLKSGDSLSISVLQDPKLDRTVVVDPSGEIAFPLAGHIRARGLTPLALENILKSRLKNNYKDDNLDVTVAVLAAPKEIPEDDLKPKIFITGEIVKPGSYVVRQKTTLMQAIALAGGIGPFAAKNRIQVRRKGPGGDETIFMFNYRAYEAGNDLEGNITLRAGDVIMVPERRLFE, from the coding sequence ATGCGAATCTTGCTGGCACTGCTGTGCGTGGCCTTTCTGGCCCCGGGGGTGGCAAAAGCGCAGCCTTTGAAATCGGGCGACAGCCTGAGCATTTCGGTCCTGCAGGATCCCAAGCTTGACCGGACGGTGGTCGTCGACCCCTCGGGCGAGATCGCGTTTCCTTTGGCAGGCCATATCCGGGCACGAGGGCTGACCCCACTGGCTCTTGAGAATATTCTCAAGAGCAGGCTGAAGAACAACTACAAGGACGATAATCTGGACGTTACGGTTGCTGTCCTGGCCGCTCCCAAGGAGATTCCCGAGGACGACCTCAAGCCGAAGATTTTCATCACCGGTGAGATCGTGAAGCCGGGCTCCTATGTCGTCAGGCAGAAAACGACCTTGATGCAGGCGATCGCCCTTGCTGGCGGCATCGGACCTTTTGCCGCGAAGAACCGTATCCAGGTGCGGCGAAAGGGCCCCGGCGGCGATGAGACGATTTTCATGTTCAACTACCGCGCTTACGAAGCCGGTAACGACCTGGAGGGTAACATCACCCTGCGGGCCGGCGATGTGATTATGGTTCCGGAACGGCGTTTGTTTGAGTGA
- the xrtV gene encoding exosortase V, whose translation MTYSQAMPSAKAGFLVPFLWPALLGASVIAAYAQTVLGLIDGPWQTEQEGHGPLIIAASLWLTWQSREKLRAVEISPAPIMGWIALLGGLVILYLARIQQGLVTFETFSVIPVIIGCVLISAGWPTLRVLAFPIGFLIFAVPMPDWLVDALTVPLKVFISNVVTNVLYATGYPVAQNGVMIMIGTYQLLVKDACSGMNSIFALSAIGVFYAYAFRWQEKIRSLLLLAAIIPITIIANFFRVFALVLIAYYLGPDMLDGILHDLTGIGLFVVAVVLMFLFDVFLGLCFALVRRVRKPAAPATAA comes from the coding sequence ATGACATATTCGCAAGCAATGCCATCGGCGAAGGCGGGTTTCCTCGTCCCTTTTCTGTGGCCGGCGCTGCTTGGCGCCTCGGTCATCGCTGCCTACGCCCAGACCGTACTCGGTCTCATCGATGGGCCCTGGCAGACCGAACAGGAAGGGCACGGTCCGCTCATCATCGCGGCCTCGCTCTGGCTGACCTGGCAATCGCGCGAAAAATTGCGGGCCGTCGAAATTTCTCCGGCTCCCATCATGGGATGGATCGCTCTCCTCGGCGGCCTGGTCATCCTCTATCTGGCCAGGATCCAGCAGGGGCTGGTCACCTTCGAAACGTTTTCCGTGATCCCCGTCATCATCGGATGTGTGCTGATCTCGGCCGGTTGGCCGACGTTGCGCGTCCTCGCGTTTCCGATCGGTTTCCTGATCTTTGCCGTGCCGATGCCAGACTGGCTGGTCGATGCCCTCACGGTCCCGCTGAAGGTATTCATTTCGAACGTCGTGACCAATGTGCTCTATGCGACGGGTTATCCGGTTGCCCAGAACGGCGTCATGATCATGATCGGAACCTATCAGCTCCTGGTAAAGGACGCCTGTTCCGGAATGAATTCGATTTTTGCATTGTCCGCGATCGGCGTTTTCTACGCCTATGCGTTTCGTTGGCAGGAGAAAATCCGCAGCCTCTTGCTCCTCGCGGCGATCATACCGATCACGATCATCGCTAATTTCTTTCGCGTCTTCGCGTTGGTCCTGATCGCCTATTACCTCGGGCCGGACATGCTCGATGGCATTCTGCACGACCTGACCGGCATCGGCCTTTTCGTGGTCGCGGTTGTTCTGATGTTCCTGTTTGATGTCTTTCTGGGCCTTTGTTTTGCGCTGGTGCGCCGTGTCCGAAAGCCCGCAGCGCCGGCGACGGCGGCCTGA
- a CDS encoding ExeA family protein: MYEAFYQLREKPFSILPDPDLIYWGKMHSMAFTMLEFGVMNNAGFTVITGEIGSGKTTLVRHLLKKVSPAITIGLISNSPQGRQELLQWILMSLGQSFDGDYPILFKKLQDFLYGQFANGRRTILIIDEAQNLEPAALEHLRMISNINADKFQILQLILVGQPQLRDLLLEPGLHQFAQRISSDFHLRPLDDREVANYIAFRLQAVGARRPLFTQEACALISSASGGIPRMINVLCDTALVYGFANDQRVISDGIVRDVIADKQQYSIFPVKKFSRVP, encoded by the coding sequence ATGTACGAGGCATTTTATCAGCTGCGGGAGAAACCTTTTTCAATACTCCCCGACCCCGACCTGATCTACTGGGGCAAAATGCATTCGATGGCGTTCACGATGCTGGAGTTCGGCGTCATGAACAACGCCGGCTTCACCGTCATTACAGGTGAAATAGGCTCCGGCAAGACCACCCTGGTACGGCATCTGCTCAAGAAGGTCAGCCCGGCGATCACCATCGGCCTGATCTCGAATTCCCCGCAGGGCCGGCAGGAATTGCTGCAGTGGATCCTGATGTCGCTCGGCCAATCGTTCGACGGGGACTATCCTATTCTTTTCAAGAAGTTGCAAGATTTTCTATATGGTCAATTCGCCAATGGAAGACGAACCATACTCATCATCGACGAGGCGCAGAATCTGGAGCCGGCAGCGCTCGAACATTTGCGCATGATTTCAAACATTAACGCGGACAAGTTCCAGATCCTGCAGCTGATTCTGGTTGGACAGCCGCAGCTCCGCGATCTGTTGCTGGAGCCTGGCCTGCACCAGTTCGCGCAGCGAATCTCTTCCGACTTCCACCTTCGCCCGCTCGATGACCGCGAAGTGGCCAACTATATCGCGTTCAGGCTTCAGGCAGTGGGTGCCCGCCGCCCCCTGTTCACCCAGGAAGCCTGCGCGCTGATCTCGTCCGCGAGCGGCGGAATCCCGCGAATGATTAACGTCCTGTGCGATACTGCGCTGGTTTATGGCTTTGCGAACGACCAACGGGTGATTTCGGACGGCATCGTTCGGGATGTTATTGCGGATAAGCAACAGTATAGTATTTTTCCCGTTAAAAAATTCTCGCGGGTTCCCTAA
- a CDS encoding CpsD/CapB family tyrosine-protein kinase, translating to MDPIKQAVELARAAEGVHRPATLGGSPLAAEGPSQRSAESPFQEVRLRPDHLEAHRIVAHGTSSPNGRYYDMLRTQVLQEMDKKSWQFLAVTSPTAGCGKTVTSCNLALSISRLPQRSVLLVDLDLRRPTVGKYLGLGDNGGVLSVLEGRAPLSSAVVQANIGPNGILVLPGSVSANSSEWMASQTMGALLQTIKRDFRSRIVIFDLPPMLLGDDVISILPRIDATLLVAGIGSTSVADVKECQKHLRRSPVVRVVVNKATESVGSYYGYY from the coding sequence GTGGATCCCATAAAGCAGGCTGTCGAACTCGCGCGGGCGGCGGAGGGAGTTCACCGCCCGGCGACGTTGGGCGGTTCTCCGCTGGCCGCCGAAGGACCATCGCAGCGCTCAGCCGAATCGCCGTTCCAGGAAGTCCGCCTCAGGCCAGACCATCTCGAAGCCCATCGAATCGTTGCTCATGGCACATCAAGTCCGAACGGGCGCTACTACGACATGCTGCGCACCCAGGTGCTGCAGGAGATGGACAAAAAGAGCTGGCAGTTTCTGGCCGTGACTTCGCCGACCGCGGGGTGCGGAAAAACGGTGACTTCCTGCAATCTCGCGCTGAGCATTTCCCGTCTGCCGCAGCGGTCGGTCCTGTTGGTGGATCTTGATTTGCGCAGGCCCACGGTCGGAAAATACCTGGGCCTCGGCGACAATGGTGGCGTCCTCAGCGTGCTGGAAGGACGGGCCCCACTTTCTTCCGCGGTTGTGCAGGCCAACATCGGCCCGAATGGCATTCTGGTGCTGCCCGGATCGGTCTCGGCTAACTCCTCGGAATGGATGGCCTCTCAGACGATGGGGGCGCTGCTCCAGACCATCAAGCGGGACTTCCGGTCGCGCATCGTCATCTTTGACCTTCCGCCGATGCTGCTCGGCGACGACGTGATTTCAATCTTGCCCCGGATCGACGCGACCTTGCTCGTCGCCGGCATCGGCAGCACATCCGTGGCCGACGTCAAGGAGTGCCAGAAGCACCTTCGGCGCAGTCCGGTGGTGCGTGTCGTCGTCAACAAGGCCACCGAGAGCGTCGGATCGTATTACGGCTACTATTAG
- a CDS encoding glycosyltransferase family 2 protein — translation MLILVAMAGLLSVPVAVLLVEVIAALKAPRLQPFEIQESEVQESNAGKQVVVIVPAHNESSGLVPTLQDIKAQLGVRDRLIVVADNCTDDTPAVAAASGAEVIARDDPERIGKGFAMGWGITHLRQDPPDFVLFVDADCRLGDDFIGRLKQVCQGLQRPVQALFVMQSPDDSPVNHSFAEFAWLLKNQVRPLGLRNLHCPVQLMGTGMMFPWNAINSVSLESSHLVEDLKLGLDLAAAGQPPYFFPFVKVTSVFPTSAKGTESQRLRWVQGHLATIGKFVPRLLATGLMRRDVNVVVLALDLLVPPLSLLALLIVATLALTSLVALLGGPWLPSLIAGGNLVGFILCILLAWSRFGRQVFPAREVLSAGSFALRKIGLYRRMLTGGAASQWIRTDRSTPN, via the coding sequence ATGTTGATCTTGGTCGCGATGGCCGGGTTGCTCAGTGTTCCCGTAGCGGTCCTCTTGGTTGAAGTCATTGCGGCGCTCAAGGCGCCGAGGTTGCAGCCTTTCGAGATCCAGGAATCCGAAGTCCAGGAATCGAACGCCGGGAAGCAGGTCGTGGTCATCGTTCCCGCGCACAATGAGAGCTCAGGGCTCGTTCCGACGCTGCAGGATATCAAGGCGCAACTGGGGGTCCGGGACCGCCTGATCGTCGTGGCCGACAATTGTACCGACGATACCCCAGCGGTGGCGGCCGCATCGGGCGCCGAGGTTATCGCGCGCGACGACCCCGAAAGAATAGGCAAGGGGTTCGCGATGGGGTGGGGCATAACCCATCTCAGGCAGGATCCGCCGGACTTCGTTCTTTTCGTCGATGCCGATTGCAGGCTCGGCGATGACTTCATCGGAAGACTGAAGCAGGTCTGTCAGGGGCTTCAACGGCCGGTACAGGCGCTGTTCGTGATGCAAAGCCCCGATGATTCGCCCGTCAATCACAGCTTCGCCGAGTTTGCCTGGCTTCTCAAAAACCAGGTCCGCCCTCTCGGACTGAGAAACCTTCATTGTCCTGTCCAGTTGATGGGGACAGGCATGATGTTTCCCTGGAATGCGATCAATTCCGTTTCGCTGGAGAGCAGTCATCTCGTGGAGGATTTGAAACTGGGGCTCGATCTGGCGGCAGCAGGCCAGCCTCCCTACTTTTTTCCGTTCGTGAAAGTGACCAGCGTATTCCCGACGAGCGCCAAGGGGACAGAGAGTCAGCGTTTGCGCTGGGTGCAAGGTCATCTCGCGACCATCGGCAAATTTGTTCCGCGACTGCTCGCCACAGGTTTGATGCGCCGTGACGTGAACGTCGTCGTGCTGGCGCTCGATCTGCTGGTGCCGCCGCTCTCCCTTCTCGCGCTTTTGATCGTCGCAACGTTGGCCCTGACGTCGCTGGTTGCGCTGCTTGGCGGGCCCTGGCTGCCCAGCCTGATCGCAGGCGGTAACCTCGTCGGATTCATTTTATGTATCCTTCTGGCCTGGTCTAGATTTGGACGGCAGGTTTTTCCCGCACGGGAGGTATTATCGGCTGGATCATTTGCTCTGAGGAAAATTGGTCTTTACCGCCGGATGCTGACGGGCGGAGCGGCGTCGCAATGGATCCGGACCGACCGGTCAACGCCCAACTAG
- a CDS encoding GumC domain-containing protein: MLQKVEFEDDFQPLQEDRSYLLQPAFYWEVIQRRWVYFMLPFVTILAAGAAAAVLWPPTYLSEGRILVQSQQIPSELVRPTVTSAAQERIQVIQQRTMTRDNLIAIADKFRLFPDKRTLMSPTEIVAEVKKHTKIAPVDLQIDFKQRTRAENPTIVFSVGFEYSNAAIAAQVANELMTRILNEDLRDRTSRATDTTKFLGREVQRLQAENSALDAKIAQLRITQGRPASSNGADQSTSTLTQLKSELIQKGALYSERHPLIQSLKKQIEALEKVAAAPVATNDAATVASLEVMVAQQESLQKSLDAASAKLAAARLGENLEKDQQSEKLEIIEQPTAPQDPVKPNRLKVLAMAFAAALFGGAGLAVLMELLDKGIRRSNDLLSVVDGQLIISIPYISTAAETRTRRRRILVGLGAIALVAVGLLVVVYLFLPPLDLMIAKAKVGLFR; the protein is encoded by the coding sequence ATGCTGCAAAAGGTTGAATTTGAGGACGATTTCCAGCCTCTGCAAGAGGACCGCAGCTATCTGTTGCAGCCTGCTTTCTATTGGGAAGTGATCCAGCGGCGCTGGGTCTATTTCATGTTGCCTTTCGTCACGATCCTTGCCGCGGGCGCCGCGGCGGCTGTGCTGTGGCCTCCGACCTATCTTTCCGAGGGGCGGATCCTTGTTCAATCGCAGCAGATACCGTCCGAACTGGTGCGGCCCACGGTCACCAGCGCTGCGCAGGAGCGTATTCAAGTCATCCAGCAGCGGACGATGACGCGGGACAATCTGATCGCGATCGCCGACAAGTTCAGATTGTTCCCGGACAAGCGTACGTTGATGTCGCCGACCGAGATCGTTGCGGAGGTCAAGAAGCACACCAAAATCGCTCCGGTCGACCTTCAAATCGACTTCAAGCAGCGGACGCGCGCTGAGAATCCCACCATCGTCTTTTCGGTCGGGTTCGAATACAGCAATGCTGCAATTGCCGCTCAGGTCGCCAACGAGTTGATGACGCGGATCCTGAACGAGGATCTTCGCGATCGGACCAGCCGTGCCACTGACACGACGAAGTTCCTGGGGCGGGAAGTACAGAGACTGCAGGCCGAGAACTCCGCGCTCGATGCGAAGATCGCACAACTGCGTATCACACAAGGCAGGCCGGCGTCGTCGAACGGCGCTGACCAGTCGACGTCGACGCTTACCCAGCTCAAGTCCGAACTGATCCAGAAGGGCGCGCTCTACTCGGAGCGGCATCCTTTGATCCAGTCGCTGAAGAAGCAGATCGAAGCGTTGGAGAAGGTCGCGGCTGCGCCGGTCGCCACCAATGACGCCGCGACCGTTGCCAGCCTCGAGGTGATGGTCGCCCAACAAGAGAGTCTGCAAAAGAGCCTCGACGCTGCGTCAGCCAAATTGGCGGCGGCACGGCTTGGCGAAAATCTTGAAAAGGACCAGCAGTCGGAGAAACTCGAGATCATCGAGCAGCCGACGGCTCCTCAAGATCCGGTCAAGCCCAACCGGCTGAAAGTCCTTGCGATGGCTTTCGCCGCCGCGCTCTTTGGCGGCGCGGGGCTGGCAGTGCTGATGGAACTGTTGGACAAGGGAATCCGCCGGAGCAACGATCTATTGTCTGTTGTCGACGGCCAGTTGATCATTTCAATCCCCTACATCAGCACAGCTGCTGAAACGCGGACGAGGAGGCGACGGATACTGGTCGGTCTGGGGGCCATCGCGCTGGTTGCGGTGGGACTGCTGGTGGTCGTCTACCTTTTCCTTCCACCACTTGACCTGATGATCGCCAAGGCCAAGGTGGGGCTGTTTCGATGA